Genomic window (Burkholderia pyrrocinia):
ACGGCCTGAGCGAGACCGCATCGAGCCGTCACCGGTGCGGCGTTCACGCGTTCCGGCCCGCCACGTCGTGCCGCGCATAGTCGACGTATCCCGCGCGGTCGCCGCCGTACCAGCCGACCGGCTTCGGCGCGGCGAGCGGCGCATTCGCCGCGAGGCGTTCGACGAGATCGGGGTTGGCGATATACGCGCGCGCGAACGCGACGAGATCGGCGTCGCCCGCATCGATCAGCGCATTCGCGGCATCCGGCGCGATGCCGCCGTTGACGATCAGCGTGCCGCCGAAGGTCTTGCGCGTGTTCCCGACGATGCGCGGCAGGTCGGGCTCGCCGCTCCAGCCGTTGGTGTCCGCCGCGTGCAGATAGGCGACGCCGGCTTCGTCGAGCATGCGGCCGACGTATGCGTACGTCGCATCCGGATCCGCGTCGCGCACGTTGTTGTACTTCGCGTACGGCGAGATGCGCACACCCACGCGGTCGAGCGGCATCACGCCGCCGACCGCGTCGACGATTTCCTCGAGGAAGCGCGCGCGGTTCGCGACCGAGCCGCCGTAGCGGTCGTCTCGGCGGTTCAGCGTCGACGACAGGAACTGGTGCGGCAGGTAGCCGTTGGCTGCATGGATCTCGACGCCGTCGAAGCCGGCCGCCATCGCGCGGACGGCCGCCTGGCGGAATTCGTCGACTGTCCCGGCGACTTCGTCCGTCGTCATCGCGCGCGACGGCGTCGCGTGGATCTTCGTGTAATAGCCGTTCTGCAACTGCGCCCACACCTGCAACTGCTCGAGATCGTCGTTGACGCCGGACGGCGACAGCGGAGCGTCGCCGCCGAGCAGCGTCAGCGAGCTGACCCGGCCGCCGTGCCACAACTGCGCGAAGATGCGGCCGCCGTTCGCGTGGACCGCGTCCGTGATCTGCTTCCAGCCGGCCGCCTGCTCGTCGGTGACGAGCCCCGGCGTCAGTTCGAACGACGCGGAGGCCGGGCTGACGTTGGTCGCTTCGGTGACGATCAGGCCGGCGGACGCGCGCTGTGCGTAGTACTCGGCCATGAGTCCGGTCGGCTGGCCGCGCGACGGCGCGCGCGAACGCGTCATCGGCCCCATCACGACACGGTTGGGAAGCGGCAGGCCGCGCAGGTCGTAGTGGCTGAGCAGGGAAGACATGATGGATTCCTTTGGCGTGGAGCAGGGCGGCGCCGCGTATTGGCCGGTTGCGACCGGCGCAACGGCGGGCCCTGCGAATGGTTCGGGGATGGTGTGGGTGACGTGCCGGCAGCGTTCCGGCGCGCGAACGGCCCGGTGGGCGGGATTCGCGCGTGAACCGGTGCCGGCGCCGGTTCAGGTCCGTGCGTGGCGTACCGCGTGCGGACGCCCGATCACGAGGTAGTGGGCGAGCGCGATGATCGGGAACGCGCCGGCGACCGCGGCGACGAGCGGCCAGCCGCCATGCTCGTACAGCGGGCTCGCGAGCGCGGAGCCGATCGCGCCGCCGACGAAGATGCTCGTCATGTACAGCGCGTTCAGGCGGTTGCGGCTCGCCGCGTGCAGCGCGTAGATCTCGCGCTGGCCGAGCACCATGTTCATCTGCACCGCGAAATCGAGCACGATGCCCGTGACGACGAGGCCATACAGGCCGGCGCCGTGGATCAGCGCGACCGCGTACGACAGCGCGCCGGCGACCAGCGCGATCAGCGTTGCACGTACGCCGTGGCCCGCATCCGCGAGGCGGCCGGCGACCGGCGCCGACGTCGCGCCGATTGCGCCGACCAGCGCGAACAGGCCGATGGCCGATTGCGACAGCCCGTAGTGACGCGTCAGCTCGACCGGCACGGCGGTCCAGAACAGGCTGAACGACGCGAACATCAGGCCCTGGTAGAACGCACGATGGCGCAGCACCGGCATCGTGCGGACCAGGTGCAGCAGCGAGCCGATCAGCTCGAAGTAGGTCGCGCGATGATCGGGCTGGCGCGACGGGATCGTCAGCGCGAGCACGGCCGTCACGAGCGTCATCAGCACGGCGGCGGCCGCGAACACGAAGCGCCAGCCGAACGCGTCGGCCACGACGCTCGACAGCGGGCGCGCGAGCAGGATGCCGAGCAGCAGGCCGCCCATGATCGTGCCGACCACGCGGCCGCGCGAATGGTCCGGCGCGAGGTGCGCGGCGAGCGGCACCAGGATCTGCACGGCGACCGAGCTGAAGCCGATCAGCAGCGAAATCGCGAGGAACATCCCGGGCGTCTGGACGACCGCGGCCGCCGCGAGGCTCGCGATCGACACGACGGCCGTGACGATCATCAGCTTGCGGTTCTCGAGCAGGTCGCCGAGCGGCACGATGAAGAACAGGCCGAGCGCGTAGCCGATCTGCGTCAGCGACACGATCAGGCTCGCGGTTTCGCCGGACATGTGCAGGCTGGGCGCGATGAGTTCGGTGATCGGTTGCGCGTAGTACAGGTTGGCGACGATCGCGCCGCAACTGAACGCGAACAGCAGGATGAGGCCCTGCGTGAGCTTGGCCGCGTGCCCGTGGGCCGCGGCCGGGGTGGATTCTGCTGACATGGTCGACTCCTTGGAAAGAGATGTCGGGTGCCGGTTCATCCGGCGGGCGTGACGATTGCCGTCGCGGCGAAACGGAAGCCACCGCATTGCCGTCAAGGTTATTGATCGACCGATAACAAGGGAATACGTCCGGCGCGCAATCGAGCATTGCGTGCCACGCAAAGGGGTCGGACCGTGCGGGGGTTCATGCGTGGGCGCCGAGGCCGGCCGACGCGATGCGGCCGCTGGCGAAGGGGGGCTGAGGACATCGAAAACCGCCCGGACGGACGGTGCGGCGGTCGCGATCGTCATGATGCGCCTCTCGAAACGGGCCTCCGGCGCGGATATCGCGGATCGCGAAGCCCGATGAGGCCGGTCTGGATCGACAGGACTGAATAGTCCTGAACCGCGTCTTAATTCACTTGATTCATGCGGTGCGCGCGGCGGCGCGGAAGATCGGTTTCAACGGCGTGCTTCGACCACGGGCGTCAACTGCGCTTGCCTTGCAGCGTCGGAATCTGCGCGAACAGCCCCGTGAGCCAGTCGACGAAGACCTTGAGCTTGACGGGCGTATGTCGATTGGGCGGATACAGGATCGAGATCGGCCGCGGCGGCGTGTTGAAATCGGTCAGCACCTCGCGCAGGCGCCCCGATTGCAGATACGGTTCGACCAGGTACAACGAGGTCCTGATCAAGCCGATGCCCGCGACGCCGCACGCGATGTAGGCGTCGGCGTCGTTGACCGCGACCGTGCCGCACATCTGCACGATGCGCGTTTCGCCGTCGACGATGTAGTCCCAGGGGCGCGGCCGGCCCGTATCGGCCGAGATGTGGCTGACCGCGACGTGCTGCGCGAGATCGTCCACCGTTTCGGGCGCGCCGCACCGGTCGAGATACGTGGGGGACGCGCAGGTGCAGGTCGTCAGGCTGCCGATCCGTTTCGCGACCAGGCCCGAATCGTCGAGCGCGCCGATCCGCACCACGCAGTCGACCCCTTCGCCGACGAGGTCGATCTGGCGATCGGTCACGCCGAGCTCGACCATGATGCCCGGATGGGCGGCGAGAAACTCGGGCAGGGCCGGTATCATGATCTGCTTCGCCATGGCCGGCGGCAGGTTCACTTTCAGACGGCCGCGCGGCACATTGCGCGCTTGCGACACCGATGCCTCCATGTCGTCGATCTCGCGCAGCACCGCGACCGAGCGTTCGTAGTACGCCTGCCCGTCCTCGGTCAGCGAGATCCGGCGCGTGGTGCGGTTCAGCAGCCGGCAGCCGAGATGCTGTTCGAGTCCGCTCAGCAGCGCGGACACGCGCGGCGTCGTGAGTCCGGTCGTGTCGGACGCGCGCGTGAAGCTGCCCGTCTCGACGATGCGCGTAAACACGCGCATCGAAAGCAAGGTATCCATCGTTCGGAAATCTCCAGCCTGTTCGTTGCTCGCGCCGGTTCATGCCGGCGCGATTTGTCGTGTGATGCAGCTAGGCGTCGATGCGTTTCCTGAGCGCGTCGCCCGCAAACGGCATTTCGCGCATGCGCTGCCCGGTCGCGTCGAAGATCGCGTTGGCGAGCGCGCCGGCAGTCGGCCCCATCGACGCCTCGGCTGCGCCGAGGAACGGCGCGCCCGGACGATTGATCAGATGCACCTTGATGCTTTGCGGCGCGGCGCCGAAGCGGAGAATCGGATAGCTGCTCCAGTCGAAGCTGCGGATGCGTTGCGTATCGTATTTCAGCGCCTCGTACAACGTCCAGCTCGCGGACTGGATGATACCGCCTTCGATCTGGTTGCGAATGCCGTCCGGCGACACGACCTGGCCCGCGTCGACGGCCGCTTCCGCACGTTCGAGCGTCACCTGGCCGGTTTCCGGGACGACCGACACCTCGACCGCGATCGCGACGTAGGCCATCAGGTTCTTGTATTTGCCGAATGCGAAACCGACGCCGCGGTTGCGTTCGCGCGGCGGCCGGGGCCAGCCGAATTTCGTCGCGGCGAGCTTGATCACCTGGCTCGCGCGGTGATCCTGCATGTGGCGCAGCCGGAATTCGACCGGATCGACGCCGGCCGCGTGCGCCAGCTCGTCCATGAAGCTTTCGATCGCCCAGACGTTCGTGTGCGCGCCGAGCGAGCGCATCGCCGACGTCTGCAGCGGCATCGTCGGCGAGAAGTTGTTGACGATGTGCAGGTTCGGCAGCGCGTACAGCGGGATCGCATTGCGATCCCCGCCGCCCTCGGGCTGCAGCATCGGCGTCGACGGCGCGGAGACGAACGGCGGTTCGAGCATCCGCGCGGGCAGCAGCCGGCCGGCATTGACGATCCGCTCGTTGTGCGAGCTGCTCCACAGCGCGTAGTTCCAGTCGACGATGCGGCCGCTCGCGTCGAGCGACGCGCTGAGCTCGGTGACCATCGCCGGCGTGAAGTGGTCCCACGTATGTTCCTGCTCGCGCATCCACTGGACGCGGATCGGCTTGCCGGGCATCGCGGCCGCGATCAGCGCCGCATGCGCGGCCGCGTCGTCCGCGCCGTTATGCCCGTAGCAGCCGGAGCCCTCGGTGTGAATGCAGCGGATGCTCGCCTTCGGCATCGACAGCATCTCGGCGAGCGCGTCGCGCAGCGGGTACACGCCCTGCGAGTGGGTCCACACGGTCAGCGTGCCGTTCTCGAGATGCGCGACCGAGCAGGACGGCCCGATCGAGCCGTGCAGCAGGTAGTTCTTCAGGAACGTGGCGCTCAGCGTTTTCGTGGCCGGCGCGGTTTGCGCATGCGTATTGGCGATCTCGATGCGTTGCGTCGCGATTCGCTTCAGGTCCTGATGAACCGTCGCGCGATCGGGCAGCGCCCGGCCGGGCGACCAGCGGCAGCCGGCGGCCAGCGCGCGCTGCGCGACGACCGCCTGCCATTCGCCGCGCGCGACGACCGCGAGCAGGCTGCCGTTGCGCACGATCCGCACGACACCCGGCATCTTCAGGATCGCGGCTTCGTCGAACGACAGCAGTTTCGCGTCGTACACCGGCGGCATCACGACGCGCGCATGCAGCATGCCGGGCAGTTCCATGTCCTGCACGTAGCTGACGCCGCCCGTGACCTTGTTCGGGATGTCGACGCGCGGCAGCGACGTGCCGATCACGGCGAACGTGGCCGGACTCTTCAACGGCGAAGCCGGCGTCGCGTTGCGATGCAGGTCGACGGTCCGGACCGCGTCGCCGTAGCGCATCGTGCGGCCGTCCGGCGCCTTGATGACCGCGTCGGCGACGGTGAGCAGGCGCGGCTCGACGCCGAACTGCTTCGCCGCGCCATCGACCAGCAGCCCGCGCACCTGCGCGGCGGCGTTCAGCAACGCGGAGCCGCTGTCCGCCATCGTGTGGCTGCCGGCCGTCAATCCCTCGTCCGGCGACGCGCCGGTGTCGGCGGTCAGGAACGTGATCAGCGACGGCTTCATGTTCAACTCTTCGGCCGCCACCTGCAGCAACGCGGTGCGCACGCCGGTACCCAGCTCGACCTTGCCCGTGAACACGGTGACCTTGCCGTCGGGCGTGATCTTGATCCACGCGTCGAGCAGCGGATTGGTCTTCAGGCTGCCGGCCAGCGTTTCGGTGGCCTTGGCCACGTGGACGGCGGCGCCTTCGTCCGCGATCACGACTTCGGCGGCGGCGCGCGCGGCCGGCGCGAGGCTGAACGCGACGAACAGCGCGCCGGAAACCATGAAGTGCCGGCGGCCTTCGTCGATGTCGTCGGGCGGGTTCATCAGAGCCCCCTGCTGATCATGACGGGAGCGGCTGCCGGTTCCGGGTCCGGCAGGCCCGCGACCTGGCGGACGGCCGCCAGGATCCGCATGTGCGTGCCGCAACGGCACAGATTCGGTTCCATGTGCGTGCGCAGCTCCTGTTCGGTGGGTTTCGGTTTGCGTTCGAGCAGCGCCTGCGCGCGCATGATCATGCCCGCGATGCAATACCCGCACTGCGCCGCCTGATGATCGATGAACGCTTGCTGAAGCTTGCCCGGATGTGCGGCGGTGCCGAGGCTCTCGAGGGTCCTGACGCGGCGCTCGCCGACCGCGGCGACCGGGATCAGGCACGAGAACATCGGTTTGTCGTCGACGATCACGGTGCACGCGCCGCATTGTCCGAGGCCGCAGCCGAACTTCGCGCCGTGCAGGTGCAGGTCGTTGCGCAGCGCGTAAAGGAGCGGCGTGGACGGATCGATGTCGAGCGTGTGTCGCACGCCATTCACGGTGAGGGTGATCATCGCGCGCTGTCCTCCTTTCTGAGTTTCGCGGCCAGGGTGTCGATGCCGCTCCACGCGGGGCGATCGGAATAGGTTTCGCGGAGGTAGGCGGCGAGGTCCGCGATCTGCGCATCGTCGTACTGGTCGAGGTAGGACGGCATGTAGTTCAGCGTGTCCTCGCCATGCCAGCCGATCCCGTTGAACATCATCTGGATCGCGTTGCGCGGCGTGTCGGCGGCGACCGCCGTGCTGAACGCGAGCGTCGGCCGCTCGCCGATCGACTGCATCGGCGCTGCCGGCCCGTGGCATTGCGCGCACGACGCCTGGAACAGCACCGCGCCGCGCTGGCCGGCAGGCGTCGTCGCCTTGCGTTCGGCGGCGGTCGTCGCGGGCCGTGGGGCGGCCGGCTTCTGGATCGACAGGATGTAGGCCGCGATGGCCTCGACATCCTCGGCCGGCACCGTTGCGAGATCGCGCGTGACGGGGAGCATCGGTCCGGCGGCCGCGCCGTGCTCGCTCGCGCGGCCGGTGCGCAGGTACGTGACCAGTTGCGCTTGCGTCCACGGGTGGACCGCGTTGCCGAGCGTATTGAGCGGCGGCGCTTCCCAGCCGTCGACGATGCCGCCGTCGAACGCCTTGCCGGCCTGTTCGCCGCCGATCGCATTCAGCGGCGAATGGCAGGACGTGCAGTGTCCGAGGCCGTCGACGAGCAGCTTGCCGCGATTCCATTGCGCGGATTGCGACGGGTCCGGCCGGTACGCGCCCTCGCGCAGGAACAGCACGTTCCAGAACGCGACCAGCGGCCGGAAGTTGAGCGGGAAGATCAGGTCGTTCGCCGGCGTCTTCGTTTGGACCGGTTCGCGGGTCATCAGGTACGCGTACGCGGCCGCGATGTCGTCGTCGGACATCCGCGTGAAGTGAATGTACGGAAAGGCCGGGTAGAGCGGATGGCCGTCGCGGGCGATGCCGCTGCGCAGCGCGCGCGCGAACGCGTCACGCGACCAGCGGCCGATGCCGGTGTCGGCATCCGGCGTGATGTTGGTCGCGTAGATCGTGCCGAACGGCGTCGCGAGCGGCAGCCCGCCGGCGAACGGCTTGCCGTCCTTCGCGGTGTGGCAGACGACGCAATCGCCGAGCGCGACCACGCGTGCGCCGGCCTTGATCAGTTGCGGATCGAACGACGCGCGGGCAGGTGGATCGATCGGCGCGATCGATGGCTTGTACATGATGCCGATCGCGACCGCCAGGCCGACGATCGCGATGCCTGCCGCACCGAACCAGAGTCGTTTGTGCTTCATGCGCGCTCCACGCGAACCGGTTCGTCCGGCGTCGTTCGCCAGGCGGGGCAATAGACCGCGCGTCGGCCGCGCGTGCCCGCATGACGATCGCACGCGGTAGCGCGGATCCGGTTGCCGCGACAGGCGGGCCGGCATGTGCGGTCCGGCTTGCGCGTGCTCGCGACGGACGTTCCGGTCGACGCCGCCGGATGGCGGTGCGGCATCGCCGATCGATTCGGCCATGACAAACCTGCCCGGCGGCAGCGATTCGCGGCGGAGATCATGTCGTTGCTCCAGGAGTGGGGACCGCGCGCGGGCCGTGGCCTGCGCGGTGGCTGATGGAAGGCAGTCTACGCGGGCGCCGACGCCATTTCCTGAAGCGGCGCTGAATCGTTCTGAACGGGCGTACGAACCGTTCCAGCGCTGCGTTCAAGCGTCAGCGCGGCGTGCCGAGGCCGAACGACGCGGCAAGTTGCGGCCCCTTGTCGAGCAACGAGGTTACTTCCTCCCGCCGCCGGGCCGACCATTGCGCGAGGCGCTCGACGACATCGGTCGCGTCCGGCGGCAGTGCTTCGGCGAGCGACACGGCATCGCTCGCCGCCTTCGACGTGCCGGATGCCGTATGGGGGCGCACGGTGCAGGCCGCGTCGCCGATCAGCGCGACGCGGCCGTCGACGAAAGCGGGGCTCAACGCATCGAAAATCGCCTGGTTGAACGGCGCGGGCGTCGCGAGCACCAGTTGCGACAGGGAAGCAGGCAGCCGTTCGCCGGCGAGTTGCCGCAGCGTCGCGACGGTGTCGTCGGCAAGCTGCCCCGGATGCACGGACGCGTGATGAACGTGGCCGGCCCGATCGGTCAGGTGGCGGCGCAGCGCATCCTGATCGGTTTCGTTGCGATACCAGAGCCAGTTGAAGCGGCGCGCCCCCGGCGCGAGCGAGCCGTCGAGCGCGGGAATCAGGAACGCCATGAACAGCTCGCCCGGCGCCTTGTGAAGCGTCATGTTCTCGACCAGCGATGCGATCGACGCAGCGTCGAATTCGGCTTCGTCGACGATGCCGCGCCATGCGAGGTAACCGGCAAACGATGGCGTATAGCCGGGGAAGATATGCGCGCGCAAATTCGAGCCGGAACCGTCGGCTGCAATCAGCACATCCGCGCGGATGCGTTCGTCTCCGAGGTGGACGTCGACACCGTCCGCGTCCTGGTCGAAGCCGGTGACCGTGCGGCCGTACCGGATGCGCCCGTGCGGCAGCGTCTCGCACAGCGAGCGGTAGACGGCGTCCCACGACGAAAACGGCAGCATTTCGGGTTCGTCGCGCGTGACGACGCCGTCGCGATCGATCCAGCGCCGCCGGTGCGTCGGTACGCTGATCATCTGGCGGCAATGCCGGCCATGCTGTTCGAGAAACGCCATCATGCGCCGCAGCACGGCCACGCCGCCGCCCTGGCCGCGCAGCGGGGACGGCGAGCGCTCGCAGACCATGACGTCGTGTCCGATGCAATCGAGCGTCAGCGCGGCCGCGAGGCCGGCGATCGATCCGCCTGCAATGACTATCCTCATCGTGCGTGACTCCCGTGTTCGACCGGCGGCGTGCGTCGCCGGCCGGCCGTCGTGATGCGTGGCGCGTTACGACGCAATCTCGCCAGCCATGACGTCGTCCGCATAGCACCAGACCCAACGCTCGCCGGGCTCGATCGAACGCGCGAGCGGGTGGCGGGTTTCGTGGAAATGCCGGCTGGCGTGGCGATTCGGCGACGAGTCGCAACAGCCGACGTGCCCGCAGGTCAGGCACAGGCGCAAATGCACCCACCGGCTGCCGGACTTCACGCATTCCTCGCAGTAGTCCTTGTCGGTGGTCAGGATGCGTGCTTCTGCGAGATGGGTGCAGGTCGTGGCCATCTTCCGCTCCGATGCCGGCGCAGGCGATCGCTCGCAGCGCGGCCGGCGCGAAGCTGCAAGCGGGGTTGGATACGGTTCATTGTGGACGGTCGTGTCGCGGGCGGACCTTAATTCTTATGAAGCGTGTCGGCCCGGAGGGCAGGGAGGACGTACAGTCACGAGAGCGGCCGGCGCGAGATCCGGTCGGGGTTCGACATGGCGGTCTTCCGGAGGCGCTTATGACGCAGTCGCAGCATGTCAAGGTAATCGGTTTGCCGAACAGCAAGGAGGCCTACGCAATCCGCGACTTCCTGAAGCGCGGCGTGGTCGAGTACGAATGGTGCGAGCTGACGTCCGACACCGATTGCGCGCGCGAGCTGGGCATCGCGCCGCTGCGCGACATCCGGTTGCCGGCCGTCATCTTTCCGGACGGCTCGTGCATCTTCCAGCCGACGCTGCCGGAGATTGCCGCCAAGCTCGGCTGGGTCGCCCGGCCGCGATTCATCGAGTACGACGTATCGATTTACGGCGCCGGTCCGGCCGGCCTGTCGGCGGCCGTCTACGCGGCGTCGGAAGGGCTGCGGGCCGTCGTGATCGAACGCGATGCGATCGGCGGGCAGGCGGGCACGAGTTCGCTGATCGAGAATTACATGGGGTTCCCGGAGGGCATTCCGGGCGCCGAGCTGGCCGAGCGCGCGCGCCAGCAGGCGGTCAAGTTCGGCGTCGAGCTGCTGATGATGCGGGAGGGCGTGCACGCGACGTTCGTCGACGGAAAAATTCGCGTCGACCTGGCCGACGGCTCGATCCTGACCGCGCGCTCGAACATCTGCGCGACCGGGATCGAATACCGCAGTCTCGGCCTGCCCGACGAACAGAAGTTTCTCAACGCTGGCCTGTTCTACGGCGCGGGATCGAGCGAAGCGCCGATGTGCGAAGGCAAGCACGTGTTCGTCGTCGGCGGCGGCAATTCGGCGGGGCAGGCCGCGATGAACTTCGCGCGGCACGCACGCGAAGTCACGATGATCGTCAGGGGCGCGTCGCTGGCGGCGACGCTGTCGCGCTACCTGATCGACCGGATCGAGCGCATGCCGAACGTGACGGTGCGGTACGGCTCGACCGTCGACGCGCTGCACGGCGACGGCCGGCTCGAAGCGATCGTGCTGCGTTCGGAGGATGGCGCGCGCGACGTGCTGCCGGCCACGCACCTGTTCGTCTGCATCGGCGGTGCGCCGAACACCGAATGGGCCCGGGATACGAACATCATCCGCAATCCGGGCGGCTATCTGGTGACCGGCAGCGATCTGTACGCCTGCCCGGCATTCGAGCGCGTGTGGCCGCTCGAGCGCCGGCCCTACTATCTGGAAACGAGCGTGCCCGGTTCGTTTGCGGCGGGCGACGTGCGGTCGGGTTCGGTCAAGCGGGTGGCGTCGGCGGTCGGCGAAGGGGCGATGGCCGTGACGTTCGTGCACCGGTTCCTTGGCGAAGACGCGCATCGGCCGAACGGCACCCGAGCCTGAGCCGCGCGCTCGCCCCTTGCGTCAGCGTGTCGCCGAAATCGGCAGCCGGAATGTCAGCACGGTGCCGCCCCCGTCGCGCGGCGTGGCTTCGAGCGTGCCGCCATGCGCTTCGACGATCGAGCGGCAGATCGCGAGGCCCATCCCCATGCCGTGCGATTTCGTCGTGAAGAACGGATCGAAGATCCGGTTCGCGATGTCGGCATCGATGCCGGCGCCGCGGTCGGCAACGGAGACGACCGCGTAACCGTCGTCGACGTGCGACGCGATCTCGAGTTCGCACGATGTGGCCAGTCCGTCCATCGCGTCGAGCGCGTTGGTGACCAGGTTCAGGATCACCTGCTGGAGCTGGGTGCGATCCGCCATCACGCGGATGTCGTTGCAATGCAGGTCGACGCGCAGCGTGACCTGCTTCGCGTCGATTTCGGTCGCGGTGAGATGCAGCATGTCGCGAATCAGGCCGTCGATCGCGAGCGGCGCCAGCGCCGGCGGTGCCTGGCGTGCGAGCGATCGCAACGCGCGGACGATGTCGGCCGCACGCACGCCGGACGCGCGGATGTCCTCGAGGCTCGCGAGCGCTTCGCCGAGATCGGGTTGCGTACCGCGCAGCCAGCGCATGCACGCGCCGACGCTCGACACGATGCTCGTCAGCGGCTGATTGATCTCGTGCGCGATCGACGCGGCCAGTTCGCCCATCACCGTCATGTGCGCGGTGCGCGCGAGTTCGGTCCGTGCATGCCGCAGTGCGGCCTCGGTCTCGAGCCGGCGCGCGTTCTCGTCGATCAGTTCCGCATAGAGCCGGGCGGATTCGAGCGCATTGGCCGCTTGCGGCGCGAGCACTTCCAGCATCGCGATGCGCCGCGGCGAAAACACGCCGTTGGACAATGCATTCTCGAGATACAGCACGCCGATCAGCGCACCCTGCTTCAACAACGGCAGGCAGAACAGCGAGCGCGTCGGGTGCGCGCGCAGGCTGTCGGCGTGGTCGGGCACGCCTTCGCGCTGCGCGTTCGCGAGCACGATCGGCTTGCGGGTCCGGGCGACGGTGTTCAGGATCGACAGCGGGACATCCTGCTCGGTGGGTTCGCTGCGGACGATATCGACGACCACGTCGCTGCTGACGATGCGCGCGGTCGCCTCGATCGTCAGCCGGTCGTGCCGGACGAGCAGCAGCAGGCCATAGCGTGCGCCGGCGTACACGATCATGTTGCGCATCAGCGTCTGGATCAGGCGCTCCAGCACGATTTCCTCGGACAGCGAATGGGCCGCGCGCATCGCGAGCGCGAGATCGAGATCGTCGCGCGCGGGCGTGGCCGGGCCGCCCGGCGACGGGTCCATCACGAGGAACGGATGCTGCGCTTCCATCGCCTGCGCCTTGCCGGTCGCGCCCCAGCGCCGGTAGCACGCATGGGCGAGCCGCAGCTGGTGGCGGGCCGGGCCGGCGAGCCCGAGCGACGCGGCGTGATGTGCGGCCAGTTCGTGCGCGAGGGCCTGTTCGTGTACGAATCCGTGTTCCGCCGCGAGGCTGGCCGACGCCTCATACTGCTGCATCGCGACGATATGGTCGCCGCGCACGCGTGCGAATTCGGCGTCGATCAGCGCGAGCTTGTTGCGGAACGTCGCCGGATTGCGTTCGCTCCACGCGGCGAAGCGGGCGCGTTGCGGCGCATGGCGTTCGAGCAGCCGCTCGGGCGGCGTGGCGCCGCGGTCGCTCGCGATCCCGGCCAGCACGCCGAACAGGTGGAAGTCGGACAGCATGATGTGCGCGGG
Coding sequences:
- a CDS encoding FAD-dependent monooxygenase: MRIVIAGGSIAGLAAALTLDCIGHDVMVCERSPSPLRGQGGGVAVLRRMMAFLEQHGRHCRQMISVPTHRRRWIDRDGVVTRDEPEMLPFSSWDAVYRSLCETLPHGRIRYGRTVTGFDQDADGVDVHLGDERIRADVLIAADGSGSNLRAHIFPGYTPSFAGYLAWRGIVDEAEFDAASIASLVENMTLHKAPGELFMAFLIPALDGSLAPGARRFNWLWYRNETDQDALRRHLTDRAGHVHHASVHPGQLADDTVATLRQLAGERLPASLSQLVLATPAPFNQAIFDALSPAFVDGRVALIGDAACTVRPHTASGTSKAASDAVSLAEALPPDATDVVERLAQWSARRREEVTSLLDKGPQLAASFGLGTPR
- a CDS encoding ubiquitin carboxyl-terminal hydrolase 14, whose product is MATTCTHLAEARILTTDKDYCEECVKSGSRWVHLRLCLTCGHVGCCDSSPNRHASRHFHETRHPLARSIEPGERWVWCYADDVMAGEIAS
- a CDS encoding NAD(P)/FAD-dependent oxidoreductase, translating into MTQSQHVKVIGLPNSKEAYAIRDFLKRGVVEYEWCELTSDTDCARELGIAPLRDIRLPAVIFPDGSCIFQPTLPEIAAKLGWVARPRFIEYDVSIYGAGPAGLSAAVYAASEGLRAVVIERDAIGGQAGTSSLIENYMGFPEGIPGAELAERARQQAVKFGVELLMMREGVHATFVDGKIRVDLADGSILTARSNICATGIEYRSLGLPDEQKFLNAGLFYGAGSSEAPMCEGKHVFVVGGGNSAGQAAMNFARHAREVTMIVRGASLAATLSRYLIDRIERMPNVTVRYGSTVDALHGDGRLEAIVLRSEDGARDVLPATHLFVCIGGAPNTEWARDTNIIRNPGGYLVTGSDLYACPAFERVWPLERRPYYLETSVPGSFAAGDVRSGSVKRVASAVGEGAMAVTFVHRFLGEDAHRPNGTRA